A single genomic interval of Panthera tigris isolate Pti1 chromosome E3, P.tigris_Pti1_mat1.1, whole genome shotgun sequence harbors:
- the ZSCAN32 gene encoding LOW QUALITY PROTEIN: zinc finger and SCAN domain-containing protein 32 (The sequence of the model RefSeq protein was modified relative to this genomic sequence to represent the inferred CDS: inserted 3 bases in 2 codons), giving the protein MSLLGLLKSLRQEFVVTDDGVCSQVPDSGKDWKVLNEETDPWGPARESQRSHLKRRVHPERSTLTGSRSSQQRSGKQPEAWLTAQPPRNLPQERGLGDQETGAAHGTAGAQGAATCEDRAALLGQEGRMHLGPAQRALHRDISQRNDKNDSLGLEITNGTKNENRKWEDPEQAEVKKALWRKSSGLFCHPETKRDRKGEPMPREPHRRSPDEREGTAPSQDGXGQQTLCAGEKARANLSRETCSQGSLCRHQPGAKLEKAPKCQECGKSFSRGPYLVRDRRIHTGEKPDKCGECGKGFSEHSNLTAHLRMHTGERPDRCGQRGKSFNQRSGLGVHRRTHTGEKPYRCTVCGKSFNNSSRLSAHGRAHARRSPHPCAQRGRSFGSGSHSSGHQKTHTGEKPHNCSXCERSFAKLRAPICHQGAHEDDTSHRQEGTHDPTGGSKGGARFDAVGRAEKQRNWVGRVCTVTETDSRAENEFEVYTSVGTAGDSGDPGLEGAHFTADLITRKSSALPIVSSCLTVLPLTPGPAPWWTEGTERSLLVENKGL; this is encoded by the exons ATGTCCCTGTTAGGGCTTTTAAAGTCTCTTAGGCAGGAATTTGTAGTGACAGATGATGGGGTCTGTTCTCAGGTCCCAGATTCAGGGAAGGACTGGAAAGTGCTCAATGAGGAGACAGACCCTTGGGGACCAGCCAGAGAGTCACAGAGGTCCCACCTGAAACGGCGGGTTCATCCAGAGAGAAGCACTTTGACGGGGTCACGGAGCTCACAACAAAGATCAGGGAAACAGCCAGAAG CCTGGCTGACAGCACAGCCTCCCAGGAACCTTCCCCAGGAGAGGGGTCTTGGAGACCAGGAGACAGGCGCTGCGCATGGGACAGCTGGGGCCCAG GGAGCAGCCACGTGTGAGGACAGAGCTGCACTCCTCGGTCAGGAAGGACGGATGCACCTCGGCCCGGCACAGAGGGCCCTCCACAGGGACATTTCACAGAGGAATGACAAAAACGACTCTCTGG GTCTTGAGATCACGAATGGAACTAAAAACGAGAATCGAAAATGGGAAGATCCAGAGCAGGCAGAAGTGAAGAAGGCCCTTTGGAGAAAGTCTAGTGGCCTTTTCTgccaccctgagaccaagagagacaggaagggtgAGCCTATGCCGAGAGAGCCACATAGACGTTCTCCAGATGAGCGTGAGGGGACGGCCCCGTCCCAGGACG GGGGTCAGCAGACACTCTGTGCTGGAGAGAAGGCCCGAGCAAATCTGAGCAGAGAAACCTGCTCTCAGGGATCTCTCTGTCGCCACCAGCCAGGCGCCAAACTGGAAAAAGCTCCTAAGTGTCAGGAATGTGGGAAAAGCTTTAGCCGAGGTCCTTACCTTGTTCGGGATCGGAGAATCCACACGGGAGAAAAGCCGGACAAGTGCGGCGAATGCGGGAAAGGCTTCAGCGAGCACTCCAACCTCACTGCCCACCTAAGGATGCACACGGGGGAGAGACCCGACCGCTGTGGGCAGCGTGGGAAAAGCTTCAACCAGAGGTCCGGCCTCGGTGTCCACCGGAGGACCCACACCGGGGAGAAGCCTTACCGGTGCACCGTCTGTGGGAAGAGCTTCAACAACAGCTCCCGGCTCAGCGCTCACGGGCGAGCCCACGCCCGGCGGAGCCCCCACCCGTGTGCGCAGCGTGGGAGAAGCTTCGGCAGCGGCTCCCACTCCAGTGGCCACCAGAAAACGCACACCGGGGAGAAGCCTCACAACTGCTC GTGTGAGAGAAGCTTCGCTAAGCTCCGTGCCCCCATCTGCCATCAGGGGGCACACGAGGACGACACCTCACATCGCCAGGAAGGGACACACG ATCCCACAGGGGGATCCAAGGGCGGCGCCCGCTTTGATGCAGTTGGACGTGCAGAGAAGCAGCGGAACTGGGTTGGGAGGGTTTGCACGGTCACCGAGACGGACAGCAGAGCA GAGAATGAATTTGAAGTGTACACAAG TGTGGGAACAGCCGGGGACTCCGGGGACCCCGGGTTGGAGGGTGCCCATTTCACCGCTGACCTCATCACACGCAAATCCTCGGCTTTGCCCATCGTCAGCTCCTGCCTCACAGTCCTGCCGCTCACCCCGGGCCCTGCTCCCTGGTGGACAGAGGGGACCGAGCGTTCTTTACTCGTGGAGAACAAAGGACTCTAG